From the Nodularia sp. NIES-3585 genome, one window contains:
- a CDS encoding zinc-binding dehydrogenase yields the protein MLAALLYGKEDLRLEQVAEPTPAVGEVVIQVGAATTCGTDLKVWRRGGHAKMLKLPTLFGHEAAGKIVAVGAGVKNWQVGDRIVANNSAPCMKCFFCQRQEYSLCPNITWNNGTFAEYLKIPAAIVQHNMLMVPDDLPLQLASMTEPLACVLHGVARSDIKPQDRVVVLGDGAIGLMFVAVLADVAEVLLWGGNDHRLEIGEKLGAAKTFNYHQIPDIPGVVKELTQGWGADVVIEATGVPSVWETAIACARPGATVNLFGGCPRDTTITVNTEQLHYSELTLKGVFHNTPQYVRAALALIASGKIPFELLISEERSLQDLEQVFCDMKARKVIKVAMIP from the coding sequence GTGTTAGCAGCGTTACTTTACGGTAAAGAAGATTTACGCTTAGAGCAGGTTGCTGAACCCACTCCGGCTGTTGGTGAAGTCGTGATTCAAGTGGGTGCAGCCACAACTTGTGGCACAGATTTGAAGGTGTGGCGGCGTGGTGGTCATGCGAAAATGCTGAAACTACCGACGCTGTTTGGTCATGAAGCGGCTGGAAAAATTGTGGCTGTGGGTGCTGGGGTGAAAAATTGGCAGGTAGGCGATCGCATTGTCGCAAATAATTCTGCCCCCTGCATGAAATGCTTTTTTTGTCAACGCCAAGAATATTCTTTGTGTCCCAATATTACCTGGAATAATGGCACTTTTGCGGAATATCTGAAGATTCCGGCGGCAATAGTGCAGCATAATATGTTAATGGTTCCGGATGATTTACCGTTGCAATTGGCATCAATGACGGAACCTTTAGCCTGTGTTTTGCATGGTGTGGCTCGTTCTGACATTAAACCTCAAGACAGAGTAGTTGTCTTGGGAGATGGGGCGATTGGCTTGATGTTTGTCGCAGTTTTAGCTGATGTGGCGGAAGTTTTGCTGTGGGGAGGTAATGACCACCGTTTAGAAATTGGTGAAAAACTTGGTGCTGCGAAGACTTTTAATTATCATCAAATCCCAGATATTCCCGGTGTGGTGAAGGAATTAACTCAGGGATGGGGTGCTGATGTGGTGATTGAGGCGACTGGTGTACCTAGTGTTTGGGAAACTGCGATCGCTTGCGCCCGTCCTGGTGCAACTGTTAATCTATTCGGTGGTTGTCCACGGGATACAACGATTACGGTGAATACGGAGCAGTTACATTATAGTGAACTGACTTTGAAAGGTGTGTTTCATAATACACCGCAATATGTGCGGGCAGCGCTGGCGTTGATAGCTAGTGGTAAAATACCTTTTGAGTTATTGATTAGTGAAGAGCGATCGCTTCAGGACTTAGAACAGGTTTTTTGTGATATGAAGGCGCGTAAAGTGATTAAAGTGGCGATGATTCCTTAG